From the Pirellulales bacterium genome, the window TATCCGGACGACGACAAACTCAGTCCGGATGGCCGAGTGATGGAAGTGCTGAGCGAACATCAGTGCCAAGGTTGGTTAGAAGGCTATCTGCTGACGGGGCGGCACGGATTCTTTTCCTGCTATGAGGCGTTTGTGCATATCGTCGACTCCATGTTCAACCAGCACGCCAAGTGGCTTAAGGTGTGCAACGACATACCCTGGCGGCGCCCAATCGCGTCGTTCAATTACTTTCTTAGTTCACACGTCTGGCGGCAGGACCACAATGGCTTCTCGCACCAGGACCCAGGTTTTATCGACCATGTCGTCAACAAGAAAGCCGAGGTCATTCGCGTGTATCTGCCGCCGGATGGCAACTGCCTGCTATCGGTGACTGATCATTGCTTGCGCAGCCGTGATTACGTCAATGTGATCGTGGCGGGAAAACAGCCGGCGCCGCAGTGGTTGACGATGAATCAGGCGGTGAAGCACTGCTCGGAGGGACTAAGCATTTGGGAGTGGGCCTCCAACGACAAGGGAAGCGAGCCGGACGTGGTGATGGCTTGTTGCGGTGACGTGCCGACTCTGGAAACACTGGCAGCGGTCGAGTTGATTCGAGAGCACCTGCCGCGGCTGAAGGTGCGAGTAATCAACATCGTCGATCTCATGAAGCTACAGCCGTCCAGCCAGCATCCGCACGGACTGTCGGACTACAACTTCGATGCCTTGTTCACCAAGGACAAGCCCGTCATCTTCGCCTTTCACGGATATCCTTGGCTGATCCATCGACTTACCTATCGACGCGCCAACCACAACAACTTTCACGTGCGTGGCTACCAGGAAGAGGGGACAACAACGACTCCGTTTGACATGACGGTGCTGAACCACTTGGATCGATTCCATTTGGCTGAGGACGTGATCGACCGGTTGCCGCAACTCGGTTCGAGCGCCGCCTATCTCAAGCAAGCCATTCACGAGAAGCTGCTTGAACACAAGGAATATATCTGTCGTTATGGCGACGACCTGCCGGAAGTGCGTGACTGGAAGTGGGGAGCCCGCGCTTCTTTGGCGTCACGCCGCGCGTCGACCAAAGAACAGAACGCCTAGCAATCGCGCAGAGCGGTTACGATGAATTAAGAACCGATGAAGATTTTGTTGCTCAATGCGGGCTCGAGTAGCCTCAAGGCCACACTCGCCGAATCGACGGATGGCAGGACCATCGCCCACTGCATCGCCGATTGGGCAGGTCCTGTTACCCGATACCGTTACGTCGGGCCAGGGGGAAAATCGGATTCGGCAGAGCTTGCAGCGAGCGGACACGCCGAAGCATTGACGCGATTCCTGGTCGACTTGACTAGTCGTGAGCCGATTGCCTTACCAACTCGCGCGGCATTATGGGCGGTTGGACATCGCGTGGTGCACGGTGGCCCCTTTACAGCGTCCGTTCGAATCACGCCTGAGGTTCGCGAACGGATCAGGGCCTTGAATGACGTGGCGCCGCTGCACAATCCGCCGAGTCTCGATACGCTAACAGCCGCCGAAGGTCAGCTACCAGATGTGCCGCATATCGCCGTTTTCGACACGGCGTTCCACGCAACCATGCCGCCCGAGGCCTACACTTATCCGGTGCCTCAGCGCTGGACCCGCGAATGGGGCATCCGTCGCTATGGTTTCCACGGACTCAGCCATGCGTACTGTAGTCGGCGCGCTGCCGAGATGCTTCGCCGGCCACTCGCTGAATTGCGACTCGTGATTTGCCACCTCGGTCACGGTTGCTCGGCCTCGGCAGTGCATCACGGTAGGTGCATCGATACCACGATGGGTTTCACGCCGCTGGAGGGCCTGATGATGGCTACCCGCTGCGGCTCAATCGATCCGAGCATCGCGCTCTATGTCCAGAAGCATCAGCGATTAAATACAGCGGAAGTGGAATTCGCCCTGAATCGAGCGTCGGGACTTCTCGGCGTTTCGGGCGTCTCAGGCGATATGCGCCAGGTGCTTGCGGCAGCGCGACAGGGGAACGAGGGAGCTCGACTGGCCTTGGCGATCTACTCGCGACGCGTTCGACAGGCGATTGGCGCGCTGACCGTCACGATGGGGGGGATCGATGCGCTGGTGTTCACTGCCGGCGTGGGCGAGCATGGAGCCGAGGTCAGGGAGTCCATCTGCGAAGGCTTGCAATGTTTGGGATTACATCTCGCTGCAAGCAATGCGAACGCATCGCCAGATGTCGATGTCGCTCGACCTGAGGCGGCCGCCAGAATTCTCGTCGTGCAGACACGTGAGGATATCATCATGCTCGACGATGTGATTCGAGTCCTTGGCGAGGATAACCCAATAGGTGGCCCTGACTAAACGGCGGCGCGACTTCGAACAGTTGATCAATGATTCCCGCCTGGAACGCCAGCGCGCATGTAGAGACACCAATGTCCTGCGCCCTAGCCTATTGGCAGGCGCGGCGGGTGGTTATCATGCGTCGCCCCGCGGCAGCGCCAAGCGAAGCGAGAGTATTGACCCCATGATCCTGGCACGTCGCCCGAACGACAGAACGATCGCGCGGTTTCTTGATAGCCAAGCCGGACAGCGCTTCAGCTATGAAGCAGTTGGCGCCACGGCGCATTCGGCTCCAGCGGGGTTTCTGGTTCAGCGCACGCGCAGCGAATTGGGGACGGGAGCCGAGGTCTTTGCCCGCGCGAAGATTTGTCTGCAACAATGGCAGCAATTTCGCCTTGGATGGCTCCGCGTTTTTCCGGACGGCGCCCCGCTTGAAGTGGGCGGCGTCGTCGCGATTCTGGCACGAGTATCCATGCTTTGGTCGCTGAATGCGTGCCGCATCCTGGAAGTAGTGGACGAAGCTGGCCCGTTGCATCGGTTTGAGTTCGTCTACGGTACTTTGCCCGATCATGCAGCGAAGGGCGAAGAGCGATTTCTGGTCGAATGGGACACGACCGATAACCGGGTTTGGTTCGAAATCTATTCGTTCTCGCGTCCCAATCAGCTTGCGACACGTCTCGCCAGTCCCTTGATGCGCAAGCTGCAGCGCCGCTTTTGTCGAGAATCGTCCGAGGCGATGTACGCCGCAGTGACCGCGCGGACGTGAGCGGGATATGACTCAATTTTTAGTGTGAACCGCGAATGTCGCTGGTGGTGTCGGGCAGGTTGAAAGGACGATCGAACAATGGACTTGGGCACGATCGCTGTGGCGTCCCTCCTATACCTTGTGCCGTGCGCGGCGCTGATCATTGCCATTGGATTGGCATGTGGACGCAATCGGATGGACTGCCGTTTTCATCGGTGGGAATTCGTGGCGCCGTGCGCGCCATTGTTCGCTTATCTGGCGCTAGTTCAGTTCGCCGGCATCGACAACAAGGGCTGGAGCGTTCTCTGGGAGCTCGTGCTTATCGGCATAATTTATGGCGTCTGCTTCGGATTAAGGGCATTTCTCGTAAGCCGCTCGCCGGCGTGGCGGTTGAAGTTATCCGTTGCGATGCCATTGGCATGCACACTCATTGCCTTGGCAATCGGCGTCTTCATGCCCGGATTTGGACTTGATTAGAGTGAAACGCGCTGTGCGGTTCACTTGGATTGGCGGCGCGTGTGGCATGCTGTTGTCTGAGGCGAAGTGGGATACATGAGACGGAAATTGCTGACCATTTGGTCCCTTGTCTTGCTGCTTGGCATCGGCGTGGTAGGGCTTTCGCTCTTGCGCTCCATGAGCGCGCAGGTTTCAAACTTTGCCAGCGGAGCGGCGCCTCAGTCCGCAACGCGCACGATCAATGACTCATTAGCGCTGACTGTGGTCGGAATTTCCGTCGCGGTAGTTGGCTGCGTCGGCCTGATCGCGACAGTTGCTGCTAAGAAGTAGCCGCGCGGTGTGCCCAGCCGCAATGCTATGCGACCACGACGAGCACCAGGTAGACCCACAGAAAGAGCGCGGCGCCGAGCAGCGAGTTGCGCGAGACGCTGGCCACCGCCCCGCCAAAGAGGGCTGCGGCGGCGAACAGCGCTAGCGCGCTGAAATTGGGCGCGGCGAGTTGCATCTGCTGGCTGACGCGAAACAACCCGCCGGCGGCGCTGAACGCGGCCACGGCCAGCAGAAAATGCAACAGTCCAAATCGGCAAACGGGGCGGGTGTCTTGCATCCCTACCAGCGTAATCGCCGCGCCGCCCAACGCGAGCGGTTTTTGCGAATCGCCCTAATTGCGGCCTCGCAGGCGGTCGATGCCGTCGCGGGCCAGCTCGCGCAGTTCGGCGTCGGGGTCTTGCAGCGCCATCGTCTCGACAGCGGCCTGCAAACGCGGGTCGGAGCTGGTGATCATCAGCGTGGCCGCCAACCGGCGAACTTCGGGTTCCGGATCGCGGCTGGCCCAGATGAGCCAATCGGCCGGAGTCACGCCCCGAATCTTGGTGAGCGAGCGGATCGCCGCCATGCGCACGGCCGGCTCGTCACTGGTGAACCGCCGCGCCAATTCGATGTGCGACGCATTAAAGCCACTTGCGCGCAGGTGGGCGACTGCGTCCTTGGCGCGGCGCGGGTCGGCCAACAGGCGCATCCAAGCCAACAGATCGTCGTCTGCCGGCGCCGGCTCGCGCGCCGGCGCGGGGGGCTCCGTGAGCGTGGCGGGACGATTGGGGACGCCCGCCTTCGAATCGAGCGCCGGCGACCGTGACACTGTTGACGGTGACGCCGTTGACTCCGGCGCCAGTGGCAGGGGCGCCTCGATCGCCGGCAGTAGCTTGGGCTCGCGCGAAGGTCGTTCCGCCGACTCGGCCGGGTCGCGCCGCGGCCGATCGAGCGCCACGGCCGGCAACCGCGCCAGCACCTGGTCTGGCGGGTCGACGCGCGGCGCGCTGGCGCCTTTTTCAGCCAGCAACGCGGCGACATCGACTCGTGGCGCCTCGCTGGGCCGCGACGCGCGCGGCAGCGCGATGAGCCACCAGCCGCAGACGGCCGCGACCATCAGCAGCGTCAGCGTGAACACCAGTATGAGGCGGCTCATCATTAGGTCTGTCTCGCGCGCCCCGCGTCGCGCCGTGCGAGTGCGGCGTCGATGACCGGGCAAGGGGGGCAATTTTCTTCGGGTCGGCAAGCGGTCACAAGATCAATTGACGGTAACTGAGGCGAAATGGCCAAACTGCGCCGCGGCGCGTGCAGGAATTTTGTGCGGCGCTTGGCCGTTGTCAGCCGAATTATCAGTAGCGTCGCCGCAGCCGGAACAGCTTGCCAGACGTCTGTGCGCCTGGATGCGCCGGCGACACGCGCGATGCCTTTTTCCCGGGGGGGATACATGGTGGGTTGGCCCAAAATGCCGCGTTGTTTGCGCCGCTCGATCGCCGTCTGGGGGCTGTTGGCGATTGGGCTTTGCGCCGGTGGCAACGCCGCCGAGACAGATCGTGGCTCGAGCGGCACGGCCTATCGCAAAGAGGCGATCGCGGCGATGCCGCTCGATCAGCTAAGCCCCGAGCAACGGGAAAAGGTGCACAGCGTGCTGCGCAAGACGAGCGTCTATCGGCGCATGCCGAGCGCGGTGGTGCAGTGCGACGCCGAGTTGCACCACTTTGTGCTCAATCATCCCGAGATTCTGGCCAACATTTGGCAGTTGATGGAAATCGAGAACGTGGTTCTGCAATCGACCGGGCCCAACACCTACCGCGCCGACGACGGCGACGGCACCAAAGGGGAGGTGGAATTTCTATATCGGGGCGGCGACACATATTTGATCTTTGCCCGTGGCTCGTACGACGGTCCGCTGTTCACGCAGCCAATCACCGGCACCTGCGTGCTGCTGGTGCGATCGAGCTACGCCAAGAGCAGCGACGGGCACGACAAGGTGACGACACAACTCGACTCCTTCGTGCATCTGGACAATGTGGGGCTCGACTTTCTGGCCAAGACCTTTCAACCGCTGGTCTGCCGAGTGGCCGACTACAATTTTCTAGTCACCGCGAGCTTCATCGAAGCGCTGTCGCGCACAGCGGAAGTGAACCAGATGGGCATCCAGCGATTGGCGTCGAATCTGCGCGAACTCGACCCGGCCGTGCGCGAGCGATTTTCGCAATTGGCGGCCGAAGTCGGCATGCGCGCCCAAGCACGCAGCGAACTGGCGGCCGAACCGCGAGCCAGACTGGCGCGTGAGGCGCCGCGCTAGCTAACGGCCAACGGGACCGGCCGCTGGCTGTGGCGCGGCCCCCGACTCGCGCTCGGCGCCGGTGGGGTGAGCTTTGGCCAGGGGTTCGTCGCTTGGCGAGTCCGCTTCGGCATCGCGCCGAGCACTGGGCGTGTTGCGCTTGAGGCTGGCCCGCGCCAGCACCGTGCCGCGCTCTTCAATGGCGCCGCTTAAGGTGTATTGCCCCAGGTCGCCATACGAGCCGTGACTGCGGACCAGCACGCAGTACTCGCCGGCGGCAAGCTCAACAGAGAGGCTCGCGCCCAGCTTATCGGCCGGATCGTCGTAGGCCACCAGCCGGCCAGCGGCCGTGGTCAACTCCAGCCGAGCATCGAGATTGGGCCCCGTCTCGGCCACATCGACTTGCAACTCGACCTTGCCGCCATCGGTGTGGAAGCGAACGCAATCGATGTCGCGCAGCGTGGAAATCACGCCGGGGGTGGCAAACCGTTCGCTGACGCGCAGGGCCCCTGCCGTGTGGTCGGAGTGATCGTCGGGACGAAGCCCAAAGCCATTTTCGTCGCGAGCGATGATCGCCACATCGTCTTGAATTTGCGACGGCGAGGTGCTGGCGCCGCAAAACCAGATCGAACGCGCGGCAGAGAGGCTATTGCCCATCAAGGGGCCCCAGAGCTTGGAGTCGCCCGAGTTGTAGTCGCGCACGCGGCGGCCGCGCTCGCCATACACGCTTTGCTCTTCCAGGCCAAAGGTATGGCCCACTTCATGCGAGACAAGATCGGCCACATAGCGCGGCGCGCCGTTGCCCAGCGCCTTGGCAAACACGTAAACCACGTTGGGCATGCTGTTGATGAATGAGCCGGCGAACGACACTCCGCCGACACGGGTGCGGTACCAATCGTTGTAGTGGCCGCCAATCACCACATGCACGCCGCGACCATTGGAGTAGTCCCGGGGATCGACCGTGGTGACATTGACGTGAAACGGAGCGAAATCCTCGGCCACGCGGGCCCAAACTTCGCGGACATCGGTCGCTTCTTCGTCGGTCAGTTCGGCGAGCTTGTCGTCGCGATCGTAAGGAGGCGACACGATGTTGGAGTACACTCCCCACGACGGTTGCCGATGACCATCGAAATCGAGATACACGTTGACCGGCGCGCCAGGCAAGCTGGAAAGCAGCGGCAAAGCCGCTGCGGCCAGGTGGCGGAAACGCGAATTGCGTGCGCAGAGCGAACTGCGGCAGCCAAGCAGGCGGCACAGGCAGGCAACGAGGGAGATGAAAGTTTGCGAGGCGCGATGAAGCGTTGCGATCATGCCCTACCCAATCGTTGGGTGACGACCGATCCACGTCGTGGGAGCGGTCACGGGAGCGCCGACGAGCGTCGGCATATCCGCTGTTTGGACTTGTGAAGTGCCAGTCTAATCAGGGAGAAATCGGGCTTCAATCGTGACCCGACATCTGGCAATCTCGTGGCGCCAGCACAACGCGCCGGAGTCCGCGCCGCCTGCGTGACGATCGACGCATTGGCTCGATTGGTGGTAAAGGGGCCGCGCGACTGTTACAGTCGCCTTATTCGGCTGCCTGGGCCGCGCCACGGGCGCGACACGCCGGTGGTCGACTGCCGTAGCCACCCCCTCGATTAGCGATCTAGAGCTCACGTATGGAATTTCTTCCGGGCCACACCGTTGGCATTGATCTCGGCACGACCTTCTCTTGCATCGCGCATTTGAATGAGGAGGGAAACCCCATTCCGCTGGCCAACGACGATGGCGAAATCGAAATCCCTAGCCTGATTCTGTTGGCTGAATCAGGGCATGTGATTGTCGGCCCCAGCCGCACCCGCGCCGCCATGGAGGACCCCGATCATGTGGTGGAGCGAATCAAACGCGAGATGGGGCATGTGGAATACAAGCGCACCTTCGACGGGCACGAGATTACGCCGGAGTTTCTCTCGTCTTTGATCTTGAAGAAGCTGAAGCAGGACGCCGAGGCGCAAATTGGCCCCGTCGCCAACGCGGTGATCACCGTGCCGTATTACTTCAACGATGCGCGCCGCAAGGCGACGCAAGACGCCGGACGGATCGCCGGGCTGAACGTGGTGGACATCATCAATGAGCCGACCGCCGCCACGCTCACTTACGCCTGGCATCAAGGCGAGCTGGGAGTGGGCGGAAAACAAGGCGATGCGCCAAAGCTGGCCATGGTGTACGACCTGGGGGGCGGCACCTTCGATGTGACGCT encodes:
- a CDS encoding acetate/propionate family kinase; this encodes MKILLLNAGSSSLKATLAESTDGRTIAHCIADWAGPVTRYRYVGPGGKSDSAELAASGHAEALTRFLVDLTSREPIALPTRAALWAVGHRVVHGGPFTASVRITPEVRERIRALNDVAPLHNPPSLDTLTAAEGQLPDVPHIAVFDTAFHATMPPEAYTYPVPQRWTREWGIRRYGFHGLSHAYCSRRAAEMLRRPLAELRLVICHLGHGCSASAVHHGRCIDTTMGFTPLEGLMMATRCGSIDPSIALYVQKHQRLNTAEVEFALNRASGLLGVSGVSGDMRQVLAAARQGNEGARLALAIYSRRVRQAIGALTVTMGGIDALVFTAGVGEHGAEVRESICEGLQCLGLHLAASNANASPDVDVARPEAAARILVVQTREDIIMLDDVIRVLGEDNPIGGPD
- a CDS encoding DUF1990 domain-containing protein — its product is MILARRPNDRTIARFLDSQAGQRFSYEAVGATAHSAPAGFLVQRTRSELGTGAEVFARAKICLQQWQQFRLGWLRVFPDGAPLEVGGVVAILARVSMLWSLNACRILEVVDEAGPLHRFEFVYGTLPDHAAKGEERFLVEWDTTDNRVWFEIYSFSRPNQLATRLASPLMRKLQRRFCRESSEAMYAAVTART
- a CDS encoding HEAT repeat domain-containing protein, producing the protein MSRLILVFTLTLLMVAAVCGWWLIALPRASRPSEAPRVDVAALLAEKGASAPRVDPPDQVLARLPAVALDRPRRDPAESAERPSREPKLLPAIEAPLPLAPESTASPSTVSRSPALDSKAGVPNRPATLTEPPAPAREPAPADDDLLAWMRLLADPRRAKDAVAHLRASGFNASHIELARRFTSDEPAVRMAAIRSLTKIRGVTPADWLIWASRDPEPEVRRLAATLMITSSDPRLQAAVETMALQDPDAELRELARDGIDRLRGRN